One window from the genome of Acidobacteriota bacterium encodes:
- the secF gene encoding protein translocase subunit SecF, with protein MEFFKTSNIKFMKYKYLAFVLSGIVIALGIISYISKDGFIYGIDFSGGTLVELAFKEDTTVADIRSKLAKVGLGDSLIQRFGERNEFLIKTQRISEKKFEEERMEDHERMAKLIVDIMRTEKEEQELKKGKIDLNNSNEIRIAKIVENYLNDRKRASEIAKKIIEYRNGRMGLITNYDELYNLRLDGKIVEGIKKDSFLGSFTTLGVEIVGPQIGKDLRKKATLAIIWALLGMLVYIALRFKIQYGIAGVITLFHDTLVTLAFISFFNKEISLNVVAALLTIVGYSINDTIVIFDRVRDNLKSMKKHNFEEILNNSINQTLSRTIITSGVVFVTVVILYLFGGEIINGFAFTMIVGVITGSYSTIYQSCSIVYLWEKYLRKKRFK; from the coding sequence ATGGAGTTTTTTAAAACCTCAAACATTAAGTTCATGAAGTATAAATACTTAGCCTTTGTCTTGAGCGGAATTGTAATAGCTCTTGGAATAATCTCATACATTTCAAAAGATGGTTTCATATATGGAATTGATTTTTCTGGAGGAACACTGGTTGAGTTGGCTTTTAAAGAAGACACAACAGTAGCTGATATTCGATCAAAACTTGCAAAAGTTGGACTGGGCGATAGTCTGATTCAAAGGTTTGGGGAAAGAAATGAGTTTTTAATCAAAACTCAAAGAATAAGCGAGAAAAAATTTGAAGAAGAAAGGATGGAAGACCATGAAAGAATGGCGAAGTTGATAGTTGATATCATGAGAACAGAAAAAGAAGAACAAGAGTTAAAAAAAGGGAAAATAGATCTAAACAATTCAAATGAGATTCGAATAGCAAAAATTGTTGAGAATTATTTAAATGATAGGAAAAGAGCAAGTGAGATTGCAAAAAAGATAATAGAATATAGAAATGGAAGAATGGGTTTGATCACTAATTACGATGAATTGTATAATCTTAGGCTTGATGGCAAAATTGTGGAAGGAATAAAAAAGGATTCATTTTTAGGCAGTTTCACTACTCTTGGAGTTGAAATAGTTGGGCCTCAGATTGGAAAAGATTTAAGAAAAAAGGCTACTCTTGCTATCATCTGGGCATTGCTTGGAATGTTGGTTTATATAGCATTAAGATTTAAAATTCAGTATGGAATTGCTGGGGTTATAACACTGTTTCATGATACACTTGTTACATTAGCATTCATATCTTTTTTTAATAAAGAAATCTCACTCAATGTAGTTGCAGCATTGTTAACAATAGTTGGATATTCTATAAACGATACGATAGTAATTTTCGATAGGGTCAGGGATAATTTAAAATCAATGAAGAAGCATAATTTTGAAGAGATACTGAATAATTCTATAAATCAAACTTTAAGTAGAACAATTATAACTTCTGGAGTTGTCTTTGTAACTGTTGTGATCCTCTATTTATTTGGAGGAGAGATAATAAATGGGTTCGCATTTACCATGATTGTTGGAGTTATAACGGGAAGTTATTCTACGATTTATCAGAGCTGTTCGATTGTATACTTATGGGAAAAATATCTAAGAAAGAAGAGATTTAAATAA
- a CDS encoding TonB family protein, whose protein sequence is MFEEWMIVSTMAKKRTKKWITFPVSIIIHGVVILSAIIIPLLLTQNLPKFSITTAFLALPPPPPPPPPPPAKKKQAETQTKEVKETKPIEPGKLVAPMEIPDTIAEEVLSDIGIEGGVEGGVEGGVIGGVLGGVVGGVIGGVVGGDIEAPVRAIGDIKQPKLIKKVEPVYPPIAVQARVEGIVILEAMTDIYGRVQTVKVLRSIPLLDQAAIDAVRQWVYEPLFISGRPRPVIFVVTVTFELKK, encoded by the coding sequence ATGTTTGAAGAATGGATGATTGTATCCACAATGGCAAAAAAAAGAACAAAAAAATGGATAACTTTTCCTGTTTCTATAATAATTCATGGAGTTGTTATATTGTCTGCAATAATTATACCTCTTTTACTAACCCAGAATCTACCAAAATTTTCCATTACAACAGCATTTTTGGCGCTACCTCCCCCACCTCCCCCACCCCCACCCCCACCCGCAAAGAAAAAACAGGCTGAAACTCAAACTAAAGAAGTTAAGGAAACTAAGCCAATTGAGCCAGGGAAGCTTGTTGCTCCAATGGAGATCCCTGATACAATTGCTGAAGAAGTATTGAGTGATATTGGAATCGAAGGAGGAGTAGAAGGAGGAGTAGAAGGAGGAGTAATTGGAGGAGTTCTTGGAGGAGTTGTTGGAGGAGTAATTGGAGGAGTTGTTGGAGGTGATATAGAAGCTCCAGTAAGAGCAATAGGAGATATCAAACAGCCAAAATTAATAAAGAAAGTGGAACCTGTATATCCTCCAATCGCAGTTCAGGCGAGAGTAGAAGGGATTGTTATTTTAGAGGCGATGACTGATATATATGGACGTGTTCAGACAGTTAAAGTTTTAAGGTCTATTCCCCTTCTGGATCAGGCAGCTATTGACGCTGTGAGACAATGGGTCTATGAGCCATTATTCATTAGTGGAAGGCCAAGGCCGGTTATTTTTGTTGTTACGGTTACATTCGAACTTAAGAAATAA
- a CDS encoding MotA/TolQ/ExbB proton channel family protein produces the protein MQFGLLEMWQQMGALAKGVVFILLFLSIWTFTVGIEKIITYTKARKQSRKLAPQLAKLLKEGKTKDAITLAIDKKNKNSHLAKVVAAGLEEFMYQLETTNKVEEKIESSKRAIERATLIGVQDFKKGLNALATIGSTAPFVGLFGTVFGIINAFHGMAITGSGGIGAVAAGIAEALVTTGTGIGVAVIAVWFYNFFLNQIEVFSAEMANSSSELVGFFIQKTGA, from the coding sequence ATGCAGTTCGGGTTGCTTGAGATGTGGCAGCAGATGGGAGCCTTAGCAAAGGGAGTAGTTTTCATATTGCTTTTTCTTTCTATCTGGACTTTTACAGTTGGAATTGAGAAAATCATAACCTATACAAAAGCGAGAAAACAATCTCGAAAGCTGGCACCCCAATTGGCTAAATTATTAAAAGAGGGAAAAACAAAAGATGCGATTACTTTAGCCATAGATAAGAAAAACAAGAATTCCCATTTAGCTAAAGTAGTTGCAGCAGGATTAGAGGAATTCATGTATCAATTAGAAACCACAAACAAGGTTGAAGAAAAAATTGAATCATCCAAAAGAGCAATTGAAAGAGCGACATTAATAGGAGTTCAGGATTTTAAAAAAGGATTAAATGCCCTCGCTACAATAGGAAGCACAGCTCCATTTGTTGGATTGTTTGGCACAGTTTTTGGAATTATAAACGCATTTCATGGCATGGCTATAACAGGCTCTGGAGGAATAGGTGCAGTCGCAGCAGGAATTGCTGAAGCACTTGTTACCACTGGAACTGGAATTGGTGTGGCGGTAATAGCTGTTTGGTTTTACAATTTCTTTTTGAATCAAATTGAGGTTTTTTCTGCTGAAATGGCAAACTCTTCATCTGAGCTTGTGGGGTTTTTCATTCAAAAAACAGGAGCATAA